In Mus musculus strain C57BL/6J chromosome 14, GRCm38.p6 C57BL/6J, the following are encoded in one genomic region:
- the 1700049E17Rik2 gene encoding tandem duplication of RIKEN cDNA 1700049E17 gene, gene 2 isoform X1 yields the protein MFSWLRRLFHRENGNQGETRPRQKESAIPSCKNRRMKSFWGRHMSVGKTSSQNCNITNHMKNMNKLDDMKFYIRKINAERLELFRILDIDMNTDLNYRMNTEFTIIKSQHEKTMLDMEKMTQSISDTIEKYKEFIEDKDSYRCEILQQKLEHGTDQHKVSFENKFYRRISACAKQIFHLIPSNHGYHLLHFLPLLLFPCNE from the exons ATGTTTTCCTGGCTGCGCAGGCTATTTCACAGGGAGAATGGCAATCAAGGAGAGACaagaccaaggcagaaggaatCTGCCATCCCTTCTTGTAAAAACAGAAGAATGAAATCATTCTggggaaggcaca TGTCTGTTGGGAAAACATCATCCCAAAATTGCAACATCACTAATCATATGAAGAATATGAATAAACTAGATGATATGAAATTTTATATCAGGAAGATAAATGCTGAGAGGTTAGAACTTTTTCGAATCTTGGACATTGACATGAATACTgatttgaactacag gatgaacactgaattcaccatcattaaatcacaacatgagaagacaatgttggatatggaaAAAATGACGCAGTCAATAAGTGATACCATTGAGAAGTACAAGGAATTCATAGAAGATAAggattcctacag GTGTGAAATACTCCAGCAGAAACTGGAACATGGAACAGACCAGCACAAGGTCTCCTTTGAAAATAAATTCTATAGGAGGATCTCTGCGTGTGCAaagcaaatatttcatctcaTCCCCAGTAATCATGGCTATCATCTgctgcattttcttcctttacttttgtTTCCTTGCAATGAATAG
- the 1700049E17Rik2 gene encoding tandem duplication of RIKEN cDNA 1700049E17 gene, gene 2 has product MFSWLRRLFHRENGNQGETRPRQKESAIPSCKNRRMKSFWGRHMSVGKTSSQNCNITNHMKNMNKLDDMKFYIRKINAERLELFRILDIDMNTDLNYRMNTEFTIIKSQHEKTMLDMEKMTQSISDTIEKYKEFIEDKDSYSFTHTYLLKECNQLKEKVRMLLNENRKLLVEQANQETSYGEEKRFCDETSKNIHPKS; this is encoded by the exons ATGTTTTCCTGGCTGCGCAGGCTATTTCACAGGGAGAATGGCAATCAAGGAGAGACaagaccaaggcagaaggaatCTGCCATCCCTTCTTGTAAAAACAGAAGAATGAAATCATTCTggggaaggcaca TGTCTGTTGGGAAAACATCATCCCAAAATTGCAACATCACTAATCATATGAAGAATATGAATAAACTAGATGATATGAAATTTTATATCAGGAAGATAAATGCTGAGAGGTTAGAACTTTTTCGAATCTTGGACATTGACATGAATACTgatttgaactacag gatgaacactgaattcaccatcattaaatcacaacatgagaagacaatgttggatatggaaAAAATGACGCAGTCAATAAGTGATACCATTGAGAAGTACAAGGAATTCATAGAAGATAAggattcctacag CTTCACGCACACCTACCTCCTGAAAGAATGCAATCAATTGAAGGAAAAAGTAAGGATGttgctgaatgagaacagaaagctgctggtaGAGCAGGCTAACCAGGAAACATCCTATGgtgaagaaaagaggttctgtgaTGAGACCAGCAAGAACATACATCCCAAATCCTAA
- the 1700049E17Rik2 gene encoding tandem duplication of RIKEN cDNA 1700049E17 gene, gene 2 isoform X2, whose amino-acid sequence MKSFWGRHMSVGKTSSQNCNITNHMKNMNKLDDMKFYIRKINAERLELFRILDIDMNTDLNYRMNTEFTIIKSQHEKTMLDMEKMTQSISDTIEKYKEFIEDKDSYRCEILQQKLEHGTDQHKVSFENKFYRRISACAKQIFHLIPSNHGYHLLHFLPLLLFPCNE is encoded by the exons ATGAAATCATTCTggggaaggcaca TGTCTGTTGGGAAAACATCATCCCAAAATTGCAACATCACTAATCATATGAAGAATATGAATAAACTAGATGATATGAAATTTTATATCAGGAAGATAAATGCTGAGAGGTTAGAACTTTTTCGAATCTTGGACATTGACATGAATACTgatttgaactacag gatgaacactgaattcaccatcattaaatcacaacatgagaagacaatgttggatatggaaAAAATGACGCAGTCAATAAGTGATACCATTGAGAAGTACAAGGAATTCATAGAAGATAAggattcctacag GTGTGAAATACTCCAGCAGAAACTGGAACATGGAACAGACCAGCACAAGGTCTCCTTTGAAAATAAATTCTATAGGAGGATCTCTGCGTGTGCAaagcaaatatttcatctcaTCCCCAGTAATCATGGCTATCATCTgctgcattttcttcctttacttttgtTTCCTTGCAATGAATAG